In one Drosophila albomicans strain 15112-1751.03 chromosome X, ASM965048v2, whole genome shotgun sequence genomic region, the following are encoded:
- the LOC117578332 gene encoding protein kish, translated as MSALFNFQSLLSVILLMICTCAYLRSLFPSIIDRNKKGFLGTFYKLARIGERKSPWVGAACLIMAFTVLFLS; from the exons ATG aGTGCGCTGTTCAACTTCCAAAGCTTATTGTCGGTTATTCTGCTGATGATTTGCACCTGTGCGTATTTGCGGTCTTTGTTCCCCAGTATCATTGATCGCAACAAGAAAGG TTTCCTCGGTACATTTTATAAGCTGGCGCGCATTGGTGAACGCAAATCTCCTTGGGTTGGCGCCGCTTGCTTGATAATGGCATTTACCGTCTTGTTTCTAAGTTGA
- the LOC117578328 gene encoding peptidyl-prolyl cis-trans isomerase G isoform X1: protein MSAEQDALRLFIIQSKERLQQLLNRLQWTEEGVLKQHRVPSKFKETSEQQLPPSCMRTPQRSVQLSQDQLQQLLGKQHTETTTIKSVDDLQINYSTEEKLLLYEHVLERTPRQRESFEENTSFAQLVAETKRAHQKQRRHRKTKPTLHEQLHQLVELQMQAMIKQQRQLLDQEQQRQLHATYNNRRQRSRSRSRDRSRFLEHHKPQQRRQRSRNRSRSRERHKQQKHHRKHSRSPCHSRARSRSRSRSHRRHHRSHHN from the exons ATGTCTGCTGAGCAGGACGCACTGCGTCTGTTCATCATCCAAAGCAAAGAGCgcttgcagcagctgctcaatCGCCTACAATGGACAGAAGAAGGCGTACTAAAG CAGCATCGAGTGCCATCTAAATTCAAGGAGACTAGCGAGCAGCAGCTACCGCCCAGTTGCATGAGAACACCACAGCGGAGCGTGCAACTGAGTCAAGACCAACTGCAGCAATTGCTGGGCAAGCAACACACAGAGACAACGACTATAAAAAGCGTTGATGATTTGCAAATCAATTATAGCACAGAAGAAAAGCTACTGCTCTACGAGCATGTGTTGGAGCGAACGCCACGACAACGTGAGAGCTTCGAGGAGAACACCAGCTTTGCGCAGCTAGTCGCGGAGACGAAAAGAGCACATCAAAAGCAGCGGCGTCATCGAAAGACGAAACCAACTCTGCACGAGCAGCTTCATCAGCTGGTCGAGTTGCAAATGCAGGCAATGATCAagcagcaacggcaattgCTAGACCAagagcagcagaggcagctaCATGCAACATATAACAATCGCAGACAACGCTCCAGATCCCGATCCCGCGATCGTTCCCGTTTTCTTGAGCATCACAAGCCACAACAGCGTAGGCAacgcagtcgcaatcgcagcCGCAGTCGAGAGCGACACAAGCAGCAGAAACACCACAGGAAACATTCCCGATCTCCCTGTCACTCCCGAGCTCGTTCTCGCTCCCGATCTCGTTCTCACCGCCGTCATCACAGATCACATCATAATTGA
- the LOC117578328 gene encoding peptidyl-prolyl cis-trans isomerase G isoform X2, producing the protein MSAEQDALRLFIIQSKERLQQLLNRLQWTEEGVLKHRVPSKFKETSEQQLPPSCMRTPQRSVQLSQDQLQQLLGKQHTETTTIKSVDDLQINYSTEEKLLLYEHVLERTPRQRESFEENTSFAQLVAETKRAHQKQRRHRKTKPTLHEQLHQLVELQMQAMIKQQRQLLDQEQQRQLHATYNNRRQRSRSRSRDRSRFLEHHKPQQRRQRSRNRSRSRERHKQQKHHRKHSRSPCHSRARSRSRSRSHRRHHRSHHN; encoded by the exons ATGTCTGCTGAGCAGGACGCACTGCGTCTGTTCATCATCCAAAGCAAAGAGCgcttgcagcagctgctcaatCGCCTACAATGGACAGAAGAAGGCGTACTAAAG CATCGAGTGCCATCTAAATTCAAGGAGACTAGCGAGCAGCAGCTACCGCCCAGTTGCATGAGAACACCACAGCGGAGCGTGCAACTGAGTCAAGACCAACTGCAGCAATTGCTGGGCAAGCAACACACAGAGACAACGACTATAAAAAGCGTTGATGATTTGCAAATCAATTATAGCACAGAAGAAAAGCTACTGCTCTACGAGCATGTGTTGGAGCGAACGCCACGACAACGTGAGAGCTTCGAGGAGAACACCAGCTTTGCGCAGCTAGTCGCGGAGACGAAAAGAGCACATCAAAAGCAGCGGCGTCATCGAAAGACGAAACCAACTCTGCACGAGCAGCTTCATCAGCTGGTCGAGTTGCAAATGCAGGCAATGATCAagcagcaacggcaattgCTAGACCAagagcagcagaggcagctaCATGCAACATATAACAATCGCAGACAACGCTCCAGATCCCGATCCCGCGATCGTTCCCGTTTTCTTGAGCATCACAAGCCACAACAGCGTAGGCAacgcagtcgcaatcgcagcCGCAGTCGAGAGCGACACAAGCAGCAGAAACACCACAGGAAACATTCCCGATCTCCCTGTCACTCCCGAGCTCGTTCTCGCTCCCGATCTCGTTCTCACCGCCGTCATCACAGATCACATCATAATTGA
- the LOC117578330 gene encoding NADH dehydrogenase [ubiquinone] iron-sulfur protein 4, mitochondrial encodes MSLIRQVLCRATPTMQFTARWASSQDIAPIDLDKALARPEDVEQRNKLSGKITVPVAVNLSPISGVPEEHVKERRVRIHIPPKNAMQSGTDNINTWQIDFDNRERWENPLMGWASTGDPLSNMNVQFGSKEEAITYCERNGWRYYVDGELKEKKERVKNYGVNFAWNKRTRVSTK; translated from the exons atgtCGCTAATACGTCAAGTGCTATGCCGCGCTACACCCACCATGCAGTT CACTGCACGCTGGGCGTCTTCGCAGGACATCGCACCCATTGATCTGGATAAGGCGCTAGCCCGTCCCGAGGATGTGGAGCAACGCAACAAGTTGAGCGGCAAGATTACCGTGCCCGTGGCCGTCAATCTCAGTCCAATTTCGGGAGTGCCCGAAGAGCATGTGAAGGAGCGTCGCGTTCGCATTCATATTCCGCCAAAGAATGCGATGCAAAGCGGCACCGATAACATCAACACATGGCAAATCGATTTCGATAACCGTGAGCGCTGGGAGAATCCCCTCATGGGCTGGGCATCCAC CGGTGATCCATTGTCCAACATGAATGTGCAATTTGGCTCCAAGGAGGAGGCCATCACATATTGCGAACGCAATGGCTGGCGTTATTATGTCGACGGCGAGCTGAAGGAGAAGAAGGAACGCGTCAAGAACTATGGCGTCAACTTTGCCTGGAACAAACGCACTCGTGTCTCCACCAAGTAA